The Gossypium arboreum isolate Shixiya-1 chromosome 4, ASM2569848v2, whole genome shotgun sequence DNA segment tgaacatcaaaagagaaccttaaggtacttagcccatatatacattaggcattaaagtcacatatatatatggaaatcatgaatcaaactcaacattttagcccacactctgcAACACCAACCTatctcatgtggctgaatatacatgtctaggttgaggccgagtATATgtttaatacttcctacaaatatggttacttgtattgactacataccattttgtttcaaattcaaaactcggctaatacacatatacacactagtaaatcaaacactaacatttgcacttcaccttactaccatttctcatctaaaaaacgtgaacaacaaccacatttctcttctacttcctaccatggccgaatgcatcacaacaccataccatttcaattttggtcatggttaaacaaagaacttaatgtctcactcaaaaatgctaaaaagaagattcaagatgtaacacccctaactcgtgaccgacgccggtgtcggacacgaggggttaacgagacaaatcctcttaaagtaccgaccaatttggcatttctggacaggctggaaaactgcgtcaccgtcgccttaaaaatcatatctcgagttccaaaactcggaaactggtttcgtaaattttccctgaatttagactcatatacccatccatggatttatttttagaatttttggttgggccaattggtacagtttattagttaaagtcacccatgttacagggattgactgctctgacctccgcgcgttacaacttgaatatctttctgtacagggctttaatactggtgccgtttgtttctaatgaaactagactcaaaatggaatctgtaaatataaggcatgactcctaattctttctggataatttatggtaaattttcaaagtcgcgacaggggacccagaaatcgttctggccctgtctcacgagaactttaatatctcccagtatactgctcatatggtcgtttcgtttcgtccatataaaaatagattcatcaaggatcagttccataatttactcactatttaattctacttctactatttttagtgatttttcaatctcatctcactgctgctgtccgcaacagttactgcagtagactatgccaatttcatgaatttttccttggccttaatcatccatcatacatgacacaaattatggccaccttaacaaaatttgagtttctaagactcgtggctataggttctagcatcccactcgacgaccacataggccattttcacatggcttaaagtttacaacccacaattcgacaaaatataatagcctatacatgccaaatgttcttcaacaccaaaaaacaataccacaagatttcagccggtgtgatgacttcaacgacggttccgagcacgcaacaatacgagtccaagagacctaaaatgggtgacaagaaaacaccgagtgagtttacaactcagtaagtcataagcattcgtcaatccactgataaagttactactacatgtacaacaaatgaggctaggtactcgtccatatcgaatctataccataatacctcagacctttcggtccaatctcgcaccaattcatacatccacatttcatattctacacaacaagataatcaagcattttacacattaactcattttccagcacaaccatacaatttcaatcatcacatagatttaaggcttaccaaattcaaccccaagcatgaacgtattacctattcgtcatgagctcaaggtacttacccgatccgctgtccatactcactcgatggagacacaccctccatataattgttcgattggagatatttatatatatatatagagtacgcacacacgttgcttaatactcgatttcgcacacttagtgccatgcgatttaagccgcacacacagtgccatgcccttcgagctcgcacacttagtgccatatatttccagcatgcacacttagtgccatatatttccagcacgcacacttagtgccaatctcgccaccgtacacacgtattgcccaagacgcttagtgccgaaagcaaactttctacacatttcactatttcttttacattcaacaattgtcatcactccatacacatacattttcatttatatatatatatcatcccattaaacgcaattgcataaattttacaatcatttaagcaatatcaaatacgtgcttaatgacttacctcgtgttgggtaaaatagttccaagtcggctactcgatgaccttcgtctttcccttgcttgattctccttctttaactccttgagcttaatcaataaatcactagtttaaccatcttgctaaacattcataattcaactacacatgcatatgtatgcttgtatattcggcaaccattcttactaatcgcccatttggtcgattatacacctaaccgaatatgcaccaaaacttgattcaacattacctacatactcactttaatggcgaatatatatatatatgtacaatgtcaactaacatcttttaatcacctaatttcatctcatgaacatttaatcaaattttcccaatctagcatatattttcacatccatttgtaacatcatgtacaaacacatatacacatatatcaaaacacaaattttacctatcatgcaacaagcataaatcgcacttatgagcatgccatggcgaatacatcccacaccatcccctttcaatttttggtcatggttaaacaaagaaaactccatgtcttactcaagaatgctaaaagaaatttcaagagtagtcaatccatcattacatgtatcatcaacaagcttcacatttagcatgcaatggctttaacacaatatcaaccttggccaaataccatttccatggcataacaaggatttgaaccatgggctaacatgaacatcaagttagcaactaaaacatgcatgaatctcatgacacaacctcaaacataccttaatcttgacacaagtatgaccaaatctccttctagttctcttctaaaccaagcatgaagcaaaaatccttcctttttcccttagtattttcagccaagattttgagaatggatgaacaattttttttcctttcttttcctctactcacggcaacaaagggggcatccatgctcatttttttcatttctttattttttctacataatccactaactaaacatgttggaaacatgttcccttgcccatattcttgtcatggccggccactcaccttaggaagtgggttatttgacatgcaaggacaactattttcccacatgtattaataggccaccttacaattgcctagcacatttctaaattttctcacataagtcctatttgataaaaattcacttactattaacaaaatccaaacacgaaattttcacacatgcatatatacatataatgagcatcaattatgatggttaattattattatgactcggtttggtggtcccgaaaccactttccgactagggtcgatttagggatgtcacacaagagtcatcaatccaccatcacatgcatcattacaaagcttcacttttagcatggaaatgacatcaacaccaatccaccttagccgaatatcatctccatgacatagcaaagatttgaaccatgggctagttagaactcaagctaacaactaaaaacatgcatgagtctcatggcacaacatcaaacataccttatcctagacacaagtatggccgaacctcctcctaatcctcttccaagccaaacatgaagcaagagctccttccttcttccttaggactttcggccaaaagaaatgaaaaaggatggacactttttcttttctttttttctttgttttcatcatattccctttcattattttattaccatgctccttattttatttttcctaacatacatcactaacataacatgtttgtgacatgtttccacccataacatggccggccactatgctttaatttgactaatttgacatgcaaggacaagcactttcctacatgtattaataggcctctttaacacttgcctagcatatttttaaattgtctcacataagtccctactaataaatttcacatacactgaccaaattaaagtatggaactatcacacaagcatttacgtacatcataaacacagaatataacctttaattatttataagactcggtttcgtggtcccgaaaccactttccgactagggtcaatttagggctgtcacaaattgtgtattttgatgtttaatggtagaagaTGCATGTTATTTGtttgataaacgacttttgctaagttattttaggtgaaaatgcctaaaaggacctatttgtaaaaagttataaaatgggtgttaaaatgcaaataaaagagaattttggactgctataagcatgtataaggttcaGCTAGGCATGGGTATTGATGAATTGTGTACATTTCGTTTTACGAGCCtatggactaaaatgtaaaaatgtgaaactttaggggtaaaaatgtaatttttcataatgtgattttgggctgatttgaatattataatgattaaataagttaaatatgatattatagatcaagaaatgaggttCGAAATTAGAAAGGGGGAAAacgagtatttgacggttaggccTTTTTGGCCATTTTTATGTCGAGAAGTTTGcattttaataagcattaaattatatgtgtttaataaGAATACAGCTACTTgcctctcaaagtttgtaaaatagttctcaaatgttCATCATGCTTGAATTCATCACGAGAATAGATCAGTATGTCATATATAAAAACAACCATaaatttatccaaatacggtTAGAAAATACGatccatcaaatccataaatgcggcaggagcatttgttaaaccaaaagccatgacaagaaattcataatgaccatacctcatccgaaaagcagttttcggcacattcgAGCCTTTACCCTCAACTGGTAGTAATcgaacctcaagtctatcttagaaaaccatgtcgctcctttcaattggtcaaacaagtcgtcaatccttggaaaaggatacttattcttaattgttaccttattgagctgtcggtaatctatacataacctcatggatctgtttttctttttcacgaataatatcggagcaccccacggtgaaaagatcggtctcacaaaacccttgtcagtcaattcttgcaactgtgacttcaattctttcaactcagtcgGGGCCactctatatggagcaatcgagataggtgttGTACCCAAGAccaactcaatgccaaactcaacttccctaacaGGAGGTAATGCAAGTAGCTCTCCCGGAAACACATCCGGCTATTCACATACAATAGAGaatgattcaatctttgattcggACTCTttcgtattcaacacataagccaaataagcttcacatccctttctcatacatttctgagTAAACATAGAAGAAATCACAATTGGCAACTTATCTGACTCTTCTGATTCAACCcggagaatttcaccattttcacattttagtttaataattttttgtctacaattcactatagcatcatgaaatgttaaccaatccatgcccaatataacatcgaattcatcgaacaacaataacatcaagtcagccggaaaacaatgatctttaatcatcaaaggatatttcttacataccttatcaactaaaacatgcttgcctaatgggtttgacactttaatcataaattatgtagactcaataggcacattcatgctagataccaatttcatgcacacatatgaatgagaaGAATTggggtcaatcaaggcaataacagatgtgtcatagagagaaaaagtgcccgtaatcacatcgggagaagaTGCGTCCTCACGCACAGGTATAGCATTGGCCCTAGCCGAAGCTCTAGCCTCATATCTCACCGTAGTATCTCTTGTCACATTCTTACTACTAGCCCCATTACTGGTGTTTCTTGAAGGTCTTCCCTTTGTAGCCGTACTACCCGGCCttgtactctgaaatttttctttcccAGCCATCTCAGGACAGTCTTtgatatagtggtcttgagaaccatattgGAAACAAGCTCCATCGCTCACCCTACGCTTACCAAAATGACCTCTACCACACTGTTGGCACTCGGGTTTGGGAGCTCtatcattacccacactagccacaaAGGTAGCCTGAGATCTAAAACCCGAATTTTGCTTCTTATGGTTTCTGTATGAATGCCTAGCCAACACATGAGAATGAGATTACACatctctggatttcttagacTGGGATGGAAGTGACCTACTCATCGGCCTCTTCCTTATATCTCTAGCCTTAGCTTCGGCTCTTCTCCTTTCCTTGGtcagctcttcagctttacaggcCCGATCAACAATcacaacaaattccttcagctcaagaatacccactaacagTCTTATGTCTTCATTAAGTCcgtcttcaaaccttctacacattttagccttagaggatacacactcccgagcatatttcCTGAGTCTGACAAACTCTCTTTCGAACTCAGTAACTGACATATGACCTTGTTTCAAAACGAGAAACTCCTTACGATTTTGATCGATGAATTGTTCACTAATTTATTTCTTTCGTAAATCTTCCTGAAAGAATTCTCATGTGACCTTTTCTCTCGGAACCACTGAAATCAgcattttccaccaatgatatgccacATCCTTTAACAATAAAATAGCACACTTCAGACATTCATTAGCTGTACAGGATAGTTAATcgaatacccggatagaattctctagccaaaatttcgctctttcgggatcatcatcgacattGGCCCCAAATTCCTCAGCTCATTGCTTTCAAATTCTCTCCACTAGGGTTCTATGAAATCTCATAAAATCTATAATTTGAGGCATTTGAGGCACAAGTTGGGGAtttggagggggtggaggaggttaagCGTTCGggttcattcgaacgaactccaTGTACCATGCATCCATTATGTGGAGAATAGCTTTTCTACCTCTTTCTCTACTAACAGCCGTAGGTATACTATTAGATGACACTGCACTTTTAGCGGGAGCAGGtgcgttactttcaacatcatctgccactactctatcgggatccatatactatatgaaaatatatttttaaatcgtcaggagtcgtcacactatcataatatatgtatggcatgtatagctaaacttgtacacatgctatgttagtccgagaactgactaaactgtaactcttataccaataaatgtaacaccccttacccgtatccgatgccagaatagggttcgaagtgttactggacttaaacatatacattcatataaaactgagttataaaatttcatcccaatttaaaacttttaaatcaCAAAGGTATACAAGACCCAAAACATAAATCGGAAgcggttcaggactaaattgagaactttcgGAACCTtttaaacacttagaaaatttttcttgttTTGAAGAGTCACAGGCTCGTttgggtaggctgtgtggttacacacgcccgtgtggcttgggacacatcCGTGTCCTtatctcgtgtaactctctgactatgacattatcaacaaaataaggtcacacgcccatgttcttagaccatgtggtgaattaaattccaaaaaatcaagtgcagacttcacacggcctgggcatactataacatcccgatttaaggcctagtcagaacagtggtttcgggaccacaaaattgacttaagaaaatttatttttattatatttttatggtctaaaattttatgagatgattttgtgaaaatttcgttcgaaaattttgacgtttgcgcactcaatttagtcaaaaggactaaatcataaaaggtgtaaaagttgagttctacatgctttgactaaagtattacattcacatggctaaatgaatcactttattaatacacattcccataatcatacttatttcacattaccgacccttatgttcatacacaaaagaacaacttagccaaaggcctggGTAGCTCGTTTATTAacggcgcatacttacttgtaaggactcaactaattcaagcacatacaaacatacctcattgctggaattttcacaagtgtataaactgaaatttttacagcaagattgctcacttccgaatcacgtaccttcgggatttaaccggatatagcgactcgctcgattgtcttcgggacctagcccggttatagtgattcgcacgattgccttcgggtcttaacccggatttggtaacttgcacaaatgccttcgggtcttagcccggatataacaactcgcacgaatgccttcgggtcttagcccggatataattactagcataattgccttcgggacttagcccggatatcattccaatgttcatttacacatatatcaataatcaagacacatccataattcattttcgttactaaggctctaacacaaaatatttatcaaacctttacaattccggctcaatagccacacacacaaggagcatgatttcaatataattcaagtagggtcattactcgaagacttaccttggatgttgtcaagcgatttcgacggctactcgactactttttccttccctttatcggatttagctcccctttgctcttgagcttaatttgacaaataaatcgatttaatcatttgagcatcgaaagaggaattcaaggtacttagtcaatatatatactcattaggcatcaaagtcgcatgtgtacgaaatcatgaatcgaactcaacacattagttaatattcctcttagcgaattttctaagccaagaataggcatcaatatgcttgcctctaaccgaatgcatgcacaccaatttccttcatgtggccgaatatgcatgcccatgttgaggccaattgtaCACTTAATATCACataaaaacagcatacattttactaactaacgattacatatcgtagctcaatacacctctctcatttacttcataaccgaaacatcatcacaagcaaatatacacttgaaatagtatatatgtcataccaatacatcatgtgcaaacatatattcatgtaggtgcaagggtcgaattctcaagtggcttatatctaaatatatacacatatccaaagcttaaatcttacttaccatgcaacatgcatgaatcatacttatggatataccatggccgaataccacaacaccataccgtttcaatttggtcatggttaaacaaagaacttagtatctcattcaaaaatgctaaaagaaaatctaagaatcctcaatcctccatcacatgtatcattatcaagcttgatatttagcatgcaatggcattaacaccatattcactttggccgaatttcattcccatgacatagcaaagatttgaaccatgggctaacaagaacatcaagctagcaactaaaaacatacatgaatctcatggcacaacctcaaacataccttaaccttgatgcaagtatagccaaacctcttcctaatcctcttccaaaccaaacatgaagcaaaattccttccttcctctagtattttcggtcaagagagaaaaaatggatgagcaaaattttttcttttcttttcttccatgcacggcaatggggggttcactcacacacatttttttttctttctttattacccacacttatttgtttattgtttctccctaatgcaccaacaaaacatgtttcatgacatgtttagcccatactccttgtcatggcggccattagctaataaatggggaaattgacatgcaaaccctcatttttgcatgcatgatcaactagtcattacacatttcccctcatacttttaaggtttactactaggtcctttctagtgaaattcacatttataactctaaattaaagcatcaaaaatgtcacacatgagttaacacatattataggcatcaaaataaatatcaaattatttttatgcctcggttttgtggtcccgaaaccacattccgactagggtcgttttaaggctgtcacaactctcccccacttaagaaattttcgtccccgaaaatcttaccggtaaatagatttgggtatctctctttcatagagttctcgggttcccaagtagcttcttccatcccgtgtttgagccataacacttttactaacggaacccttttgtttcgcaactctttcacttcacgagctaggatacgaatcggttcttcttcataactcatatcggattgaatttcaacctctgattgactaattacgtgcgacggatcagatctatagcatcgaagcattgaaacgtgaaagacgtcgtgaatcttttcgagttcagggggcaaaatcaaacgatatgcaactagaccaactcgttcagatatctcatatggcccgatgaacctcggactcaatttgcccttgcgcccaaatctgagtatctttttccaaggcaaaactttaagaaacactttatctcccacctgatactcaatgtcttttcgtttcagatccgcgtacaacttctgacgatcggaggctatcttcagattttcacagattacttttactttctgctcagatctttaatcaaatccactcgaaaattttgctttcatgagctcggtccaaaacaaaggtgtacggcatttacgcctgcacaaggcctcgtaagcgccatcttaatacttgattgaaaactattgttgtgcgaattcaatcaaaggtaaatctgttcccatgaaccaccaaactcgagaatgcaacatctcaacatatcctcaagtatctgaattatccgctcggattgaccatcggtttggggtgaaaggcggtcttgaaatgcaacttggtacccaaagcttcttgcaatttcttccaaaatcgcgaggtgaacctcggatctctatccgacacaatgtaaatcggtacccgtgtaatctcacaatttgagaaacgtacaattcagctagtttatccaatgaaaaatccgtacacacagggataaagtgagccgacttagtcagtctatcaacaacaacccagatcgcatccttcttacttgctgacaatggcagtccggacacaaagtccattgtgactcgatctcatttccacacgggtatcgtaatcggctgaagtaatcctgaaggcacttgatgttccactttcacttgttgacatattaaacatctcgaagcaaagtcggagatgtctcgtttcataccatgccaccaaaactgacgtttcaaatcgttgtacatcttcgtactccccgggtggattgccattcggctacaatgggcttcgttcagaattatcgaaataaatttcgaattctttggaacacatagacgacttctgaacctcaaacaatcatcatcatcaatttgaaactccgattccttgttcggaacacactcagcccgtttcgtaagcaactcatcatcaactttctgagcttcacgaatttgatgagtcaacaatggtttggcctttaattcggctactaacacattgtcaggtaggatagacaagtgtacattcatcgtcagaagcttaACGGTGATTTcaacttaaggcgtccgcaaccacattagcctttccgggtgataatcaatgacgagctcataatcttttaacaactcgagccaacgtctttgtcgcagatttaagtctctttgagtcatcaaatatttgagacttttgtgatccgaatacacatggcacttctcaccaaataagtaatgtcgccatatctttaaggcgaatacgatggcagccaattcgagatcgtggctcggataatttttctcatgtggctttaattgtctcgacgcgtaggccataactcgaccttcttgcatcaatacgcaacctaacccaagtagggaggcgtcactataaatgacaaactctttgccagattcgggctgcactaaaactggagcttccgtcaaatgagttttcaatcgatcgaaacttttctgacacttttccgtccattcaaacttgacatccttctgaagcagtttcgtca contains these protein-coding regions:
- the LOC128291581 gene encoding uncharacterized protein LOC128291581; translation: MCRRFEDGLNEDIRLLVGILELKEFVVIVDRACKAEELTKERRRAEAKARDIRKRPMSRHSYRNHKKQNSGFRSQATFVASVGNDRAPKPECQQCGRGHFGKRRVSDGACFQYGSQDHYIKDCPEMAGKEKFQSTRPGSTATKGRPSRNTSNGASSKNVTRDTTVRYEARASARANAIPVREDASSPDVITEMYEKGM